The Brevibacillus humidisoli DNA segment GGTGAACGGGCTTATCTGGAAAGCAAATCAGCGCTCGACATGCTGGATCAGTTGCTGCAATCCGGGTTGGATGAGACGCTGGCGATCAAGACGGTCAACTCTGTGTTGGCCCTTCGCTCCACGGAGGAGATGTTTGCCACTGTCGATCTCGCACTGATCGACCTGCAGACGGCCAATACGCGCTTTGTCAAAATCGGTTCCACTCCCAGCTTCGTCAAACGGGGCAAAGAGGTGATTACCGTCACCGCCAATAATCTGCCGGCCGGCATTCTGGAGGAGATCGAAGTAGATGTGGTCACCAGAAGGCTGCGGCCCGGTGATTTGCTGATCATGATGTCGGACGGCATCTACGAGGCGCCGCGGCAGATCGAAAATCGACAGCTATGGATGAAGCGGCTGATCAGTGAGCTGGAGACAGATGATCCACAAGAAGTAGCGGACCTGCTGCTGGAGCGGGTGATTCGCTATCACTGCGGTGAGATTCTGGACGACATGACCGTTCTCGCCGCAAGAATCGAACGCTTCGTCCCGCAGTGGTCGGCGATCCAGATCCAGGGCATGGAGAAGGTAGAGCGGCCCCGCATTGTCAGCTAATCGGGTATGGTTTAAGATCTCCCCGTCGATACTGTTAGAAGTCGTTTGAAAAGTAAGGTAATAGATTGGGGAGATGAAAAGTGGACAAAACGGCAACGCTGCGACAAATACTGGTGGTAACTGATGGCTGCTCCAATGTTGGGATAAGTCCTGTGGCGGCCGCGACATTGGCCCGAGAGCAAGGGACAACCGTCAATGTGATTGGCGTGGTCGACCGAGATGAACTAGGGGAACAAGGCGAGCGGGAAATCCGCGAAATGGCCAATGCCGGTGGTGGGCTGAGCGACATCGTCTATCCCGCCCAGCTGGCTCAGACGGTGCAAATGCTGACGCGCAAAGCGATGACACGGACGATCCAGCATGTGGTCAATCAGGAGTTGAAAGAGATCCTGGGGGATGCAGCAGTAGCCGGCCTAACCCCAGAAAAACGGGTGCAGGTAGCCGGGATGGTAGATGAACTAGGAGAGCGAAGTCATCTAGAAGTGGTGATGTTAATCGACACCTCCAGCAGTATGAAGTCAAAGCTGGCCGCTGTTCAGCAGGCAATTCATGACTTCAGCATTAGTTTGCGCTCTCGCAGCGGCACCAGCCGGATGGCGGTTTGTTCCTTCCCCGGAAAACA contains these protein-coding regions:
- a CDS encoding VWA domain-containing protein; this encodes MDKTATLRQILVVTDGCSNVGISPVAAATLAREQGTTVNVIGVVDRDELGEQGEREIREMANAGGGLSDIVYPAQLAQTVQMLTRKAMTRTIQHVVNQELKEILGDAAVAGLTPEKRVQVAGMVDELGERSHLEVVMLIDTSSSMKSKLAAVQQAIHDFSISLRSRSGTSRMAVCSFPGKQKHMDVRIPWTEQVDKALQLTSGLTMSGVTPTGPAIVEALALFEQVELPSTLADRYRPKPNQDDEGLLQDHVF